A genomic stretch from Halogranum gelatinilyticum includes:
- a CDS encoding M48 family metallopeptidase, with protein MAVVGAILATFYLVAVAVAMAAFGQGVLPIAIAGSVLLVGVQYKVGKWMALRSVGAEDLSEQRYPHIHQMVEEHSQEMGITKPELKIARMGVPNAFAVGRKGAGIVVVSEELIQLLDRDELEGVLAHELAHIANRDVVTMQLGQGIASIVGIVAQYIVLFTGDNDLADFFLAIVVGTLVQFLVMIFVLAISRYREYVADADAKRAIGSGDPLARALEKIHQGNQQASESSRTARRGRSRDSRRRDANIDQQVSALCISSPDRGFLQKIISTHPPMEKRVQRLRS; from the coding sequence ATGGCCGTCGTTGGTGCTATCCTTGCGACGTTCTACCTCGTCGCGGTCGCTGTCGCGATGGCCGCCTTCGGTCAGGGCGTCCTGCCGATCGCCATCGCTGGCAGTGTCCTGCTCGTCGGTGTCCAGTACAAAGTTGGAAAGTGGATGGCTCTCCGCAGCGTCGGTGCCGAAGACTTGTCCGAACAGCGGTATCCGCACATCCACCAGATGGTGGAGGAGCACTCTCAGGAGATGGGTATCACGAAGCCTGAGTTGAAGATCGCTCGCATGGGCGTGCCGAACGCCTTTGCCGTCGGCCGGAAAGGTGCTGGTATCGTCGTCGTCTCCGAAGAGCTCATCCAGCTGTTGGACCGAGACGAACTCGAGGGTGTACTCGCACACGAGCTTGCCCACATCGCTAACCGGGACGTCGTGACGATGCAACTCGGGCAGGGCATCGCGTCCATCGTTGGCATCGTCGCCCAGTACATCGTGCTGTTCACGGGTGACAACGACCTCGCTGACTTCTTCCTCGCCATCGTCGTCGGGACCCTCGTGCAGTTCCTCGTGATGATCTTCGTCCTTGCTATCTCGCGGTACCGAGAGTACGTCGCCGATGCCGACGCAAAGCGCGCTATCGGTTCCGGCGACCCGCTGGCCCGTGCGCTGGAGAAGATTCACCAAGGCAACCAACAGGCAAGCGAGTCGTCTCGAACTGCCCGGCGTGGTCGTAGCCGCGACAGCCGGCGTCGCGACGCGAACATCGACCAGCAGGTGAGCGCGCTCTGCATCTCCAGCCCCGACCGCGGCTTCCTGCAGAAGATCATCTCTACGCATCCACCGATGGAGAAGCGCGTCCAGCGGCTCCGCTCATAG